In a single window of the Actinomycetota bacterium genome:
- a CDS encoding VOC family protein: protein MATEGFEGFYVETRDYAATAAFWASLGFVSVFESDHGSGQWVHPAGGPYVFVSEQHESDLTTQPILRVADSTAFLPDPPADFAKPFTPEHWGVVEALVRDPDGRIVSLHAPLPDGVDAPDATAHHSDKYSSD, encoded by the coding sequence ATGGCGACCGAGGGGTTCGAGGGCTTCTACGTCGAGACTCGCGACTACGCGGCCACCGCTGCGTTCTGGGCGTCGCTGGGCTTCGTGAGCGTGTTCGAGTCCGACCACGGCTCGGGCCAGTGGGTGCACCCAGCGGGCGGCCCGTACGTGTTCGTCAGCGAGCAGCACGAGTCCGATCTCACGACCCAACCGATCTTGCGGGTGGCGGACTCGACCGCGTTCTTGCCCGATCCCCCAGCCGACTTCGCGAAGCCCTTCACGCCCGAGCACTGGGGCGTGGTCGAAGCTCTCGTGCGCGATCCCGACGGTCGCATCGTCAGCCTCCACGCGCCTCTCCCCGACGGCGTCGACGCCCCCGACGCGACCGCCCACCACTCGGACAAGTACAGCTCCGACTGA
- a CDS encoding SDR family oxidoreductase: MTDLFDLSGKVALVTGGSRGLGYEMVKAFAEHGADVVVASRKLDACEQVAAEVRALGRKALAVECHVGKWDEVDALVERVYAEFGRIDVLVNNAGMSPLAPSSHETSEELFDKVVSVNWKGPFRLASTVAARMRDAGGGVIINVSSSGALRPTPSATPYCGAKAALNVMTECFALEYGPTVRVNTISAGPFLTDISKAWPAAARERWSNPLGRPGRPEEIVTTALYLASPMSSFTTGAMVRCDGGLP, from the coding sequence ATGACCGATCTGTTCGACCTGAGTGGCAAGGTGGCGCTCGTCACCGGTGGCAGCCGGGGCCTCGGCTACGAGATGGTGAAGGCGTTCGCCGAGCACGGTGCCGACGTCGTCGTCGCCAGCCGCAAGCTCGACGCCTGCGAGCAGGTGGCCGCCGAGGTGCGCGCGCTCGGCCGCAAGGCGCTCGCCGTCGAATGCCATGTCGGCAAGTGGGACGAGGTCGACGCGCTGGTCGAGCGGGTGTATGCGGAGTTCGGCCGGATCGACGTGCTGGTGAACAACGCGGGCATGTCGCCCCTCGCCCCGTCGTCGCACGAGACCAGTGAGGAGCTGTTCGACAAGGTCGTCTCGGTCAACTGGAAAGGCCCGTTCCGGCTGGCGTCCACGGTCGCGGCCCGCATGCGCGACGCGGGCGGTGGGGTGATCATCAACGTCTCCAGTTCCGGTGCGCTCCGCCCGACACCGTCGGCGACGCCCTACTGCGGCGCCAAGGCGGCGCTGAACGTGATGACCGAGTGCTTCGCCCTCGAGTACGGGCCGACGGTGCGCGTCAACACGATCTCCGCCGGACCGTTCCTGACCGACATCTCCAAGGCCTGGCCGGCCGCGGCCCGCGAGCGTTGGTCCAATCCGCTCGGTCGCCCCGGGCGGCCGGAGGAGATCGTCACCACAGCGCTGTACCTGGCCAGCCCGATGTCGTCGTTCACCACAGGCGCCATGGTGCGCTGCGACGGCGGCCTGCCCTGA
- a CDS encoding HAMP domain-containing histidine kinase: MWRGVRARTTAVAAVVVVVVLVATAAVLLGVQRRMLTDNLDQALVAQARLLADAVAEANPAHPLAPQGDDDGIAQVTTLDGVVLASTANFADRPALTSPATSTGGEEARWTAELLEGEPDYRVVSMRVEDRFVHVAAPVDDIDESLSALRLGFAGAIPVVAAVLAGLTWWLVGRTLRPVEAIRREVTEMTGENLHRRVPEPAGRDEIHRLALTMNEMLDRVERAAGSQRQFVGDASHELRSPLARIRSELEVDLAHPETADMRSTHESVLEEAKQLERLVDDLLVLARFDDDRARQAPAVSVDLDDVVLREVRRMRAGLRAGVVVDTAAVSGAQVHGDAAELARLVRNLLDNAARHAVSVVEVSLSERAGMATLAVADDGPGIAPDQRELVFERFGRVDGARSRDAGGSGLGLAICRAIVERHRGTIGIDAEHRRGARFVVQIPAAP, translated from the coding sequence ATGTGGCGCGGGGTTCGCGCCCGGACGACCGCTGTGGCGGCGGTGGTCGTGGTCGTCGTGCTCGTCGCCACGGCGGCGGTCCTGCTCGGCGTCCAGCGTCGGATGCTGACCGACAACCTCGACCAGGCGTTGGTCGCGCAGGCCCGCCTTCTGGCGGATGCCGTCGCCGAGGCGAACCCGGCCCATCCGCTGGCGCCGCAGGGCGACGACGACGGGATCGCCCAGGTGACCACGCTCGACGGCGTCGTGCTCGCGTCGACGGCGAACTTCGCGGATCGCCCGGCGCTGACGTCGCCGGCCACCTCGACCGGTGGTGAAGAAGCGCGCTGGACGGCCGAGCTCCTGGAGGGCGAGCCGGACTACCGAGTGGTCTCGATGCGCGTCGAGGACCGCTTCGTGCACGTCGCCGCACCCGTGGACGACATCGACGAGAGCCTGTCCGCGCTGCGCCTCGGCTTCGCCGGGGCGATCCCGGTGGTTGCCGCCGTTCTGGCCGGGCTCACGTGGTGGCTCGTCGGCAGGACGCTGCGCCCAGTCGAGGCGATCCGGCGCGAGGTCACGGAGATGACGGGGGAGAACCTCCACCGGCGCGTGCCGGAGCCCGCCGGTCGTGACGAGATCCACCGCCTCGCGCTCACCATGAACGAGATGCTCGATCGCGTCGAACGCGCGGCCGGCTCTCAGCGCCAGTTCGTCGGCGATGCCTCACACGAGCTGCGCAGCCCGCTCGCCCGCATTCGCTCCGAGCTCGAGGTCGATCTCGCCCATCCCGAGACCGCCGACATGCGCTCCACCCACGAGAGCGTGCTCGAGGAGGCGAAGCAGCTCGAGCGCCTCGTCGACGACCTGTTGGTCCTTGCCCGCTTCGACGACGACCGGGCGAGGCAGGCGCCGGCGGTAAGCGTGGACCTCGACGACGTCGTGCTGCGCGAGGTGCGTCGTATGCGTGCCGGGCTTCGCGCAGGAGTCGTCGTCGACACGGCTGCGGTCTCCGGCGCCCAGGTGCACGGCGATGCAGCCGAACTCGCGCGGCTCGTGCGCAACCTGCTCGACAACGCCGCGCGCCACGCCGTCTCCGTCGTGGAGGTGTCCCTGTCCGAACGCGCCGGGATGGCGACGCTGGCTGTCGCCGACGACGGCCCCGGCATCGCCCCGGATCAGCGCGAGCTGGTCTTCGAGCGCTTCGGTCGCGTGGACGGTGCCCGCAGCCGCGACGCCGGCGGGTCCGGGCTCGGCCTTGCCATCTGTCGCGCGATCGTGGAGCGCCATCGGGGCACGATCGGAATCGACGCCGAGCATCGCCGCGGGGCACGGTTCGTCGTACAGATCCCCGCCGCGCCTTAG
- a CDS encoding response regulator transcription factor has product MKLLLVEDDVKIAAAVERGLEAEGFSVEVASTGDEGLWRAMEGSYDLILLDIMLPGRNGYRICADLRAAGDWTPILMLTAKDGDLDEAEGLDTGADDYLVKPFSFAVLVARVRALLRRTGGGDPVPLTVGQLRIDPRARRVWMQDCEVLVTTREFELLEFFVRREGQVLSKAEILKGVWSDDFDGDQNIVEVYVGRLRRKLEAPGGAEALITTVRGSGYRLGGC; this is encoded by the coding sequence ATGAAGCTGCTGCTCGTCGAGGACGACGTGAAGATCGCGGCCGCGGTCGAGCGCGGTCTCGAGGCAGAGGGGTTCAGCGTGGAAGTCGCGTCGACCGGCGACGAGGGGCTGTGGCGGGCGATGGAGGGCTCCTACGACCTGATCCTGCTCGACATCATGCTGCCGGGGCGCAACGGCTACCGGATCTGCGCGGACCTGCGCGCGGCCGGCGATTGGACCCCGATCCTGATGCTGACGGCGAAGGACGGCGACCTGGACGAGGCCGAGGGGCTCGACACCGGCGCCGACGACTACCTGGTCAAGCCGTTCTCGTTCGCCGTGCTGGTCGCGAGGGTGCGCGCGCTGCTGCGCCGCACGGGTGGCGGCGACCCGGTGCCCCTGACGGTCGGCCAGTTGCGCATCGACCCCCGGGCGCGCCGGGTGTGGATGCAGGACTGCGAGGTGCTCGTCACCACGCGGGAGTTCGAGCTGCTCGAGTTCTTCGTGCGACGGGAGGGCCAGGTGCTCTCCAAGGCGGAGATCTTGAAGGGGGTGTGGAGCGACGACTTCGACGGTGACCAAAACATCGTCGAGGTGTACGTCGGGCGCCTGCGACGCAAGCTCGAAGCGCCGGGCGGTGCTGAAGCGCTGATCACGACCGTGCGCGGTTCGGGCTACCGGTTGGGCGGCTGCTGA
- a CDS encoding enoyl-CoA hydratase/isomerase family protein: protein MPRQEDQLETSTISFEVGDDHVATITLNRPDALNSFNDEMGREMGWAWETVRDTHDIHAVVLRAAGERAFSTGIDVKSGTGWFMSDNVWNSYDPGSTLGPKLYHRCWKPVVAAVHGICAGGGQYFINEADIVICSDDASFFDPHANGGITSALEPIGLLARGVPLGDVLRWALMGTEERITAETALRLGIVTEVTPRAELWDRAHAIAASIAARSPKPIQGTVRAIWESLDMTRTMALQNAMAYTFIGNEYDQFAAPRRNDPPVYR, encoded by the coding sequence CTGCCGAGACAGGAGGACCAGTTGGAGACCAGCACCATCTCGTTCGAGGTCGGCGACGACCACGTCGCCACGATCACTCTGAACCGCCCGGACGCGCTCAACTCGTTCAACGACGAGATGGGCCGTGAGATGGGCTGGGCGTGGGAGACGGTGCGCGACACCCACGACATCCATGCCGTGGTGCTGCGCGCTGCCGGCGAGCGCGCCTTCTCCACCGGCATCGACGTGAAGTCCGGCACCGGTTGGTTCATGAGCGACAACGTGTGGAACTCGTACGACCCCGGCTCGACGCTCGGGCCCAAGCTCTACCACCGGTGCTGGAAGCCGGTCGTCGCCGCGGTCCACGGGATCTGCGCCGGCGGCGGCCAGTACTTCATCAACGAGGCCGACATCGTCATCTGCTCCGACGACGCGTCGTTCTTCGATCCGCATGCGAACGGAGGCATCACGTCCGCGCTGGAGCCGATCGGGCTGCTCGCGCGCGGCGTTCCGCTCGGCGACGTGCTGCGCTGGGCGCTGATGGGCACCGAGGAGCGCATCACCGCCGAGACCGCGCTGCGCCTCGGCATCGTCACCGAGGTCACCCCGCGGGCCGAGCTGTGGGACCGCGCCCACGCCATCGCCGCATCCATCGCCGCTCGATCGCCCAAGCCGATCCAGGGAACCGTCAGGGCGATCTGGGAATCGCTCGACATGACCCGCACGATGGCGCTGCAGAACGCCATGGCGTACACGTTCATCGGCAACGAGTACGACCAGTTCGCCGCGCCCCGCCGCAACGACCCGCCCGTCTACCGCTGA
- a CDS encoding acyl-CoA dehydrogenase, translated as MSIAITEDHRALAETAAEFLAKRRSREAARTLLTAPSEALPELWPELRQLGWLGLHLPDEYGGSGYGLPELVVVVEQLGRALTPGPFVPTVVASATIAAAGTDELRARLLPSLCEGTKTAAIALAGELVVSDGLANGSVAPALGGGLADVLLAVSGEDVVVVPLDGKGVQAETPANLDPTRRSSRVTLSGVAVDVIAGARQVYIDMARTILAAEATGIARECTEQAAEYAKVRVQFGRPIAMYQAVKHHCANMLVSTELATAAVWDAARAAATGGDQFSYTASLAATLALAAADQNAQLNIQVHGGIGFTWEHDAHLYLRRAAALAAVLDAEESARQTTDLLRAGVRRKRSVDLPPEAEPIRDTVRAFANQVAGLEGTAQRDALIEAGYAMPHWPKPFGRDASAVEQLVIEQEFAAAGVKRPAYGITGWVILTLIQHATDDQVARWVRPALRQDVIWCQLFSEPDAGSDAAGVKTKGTRVDGGWLVNGQKVWTSGAHLSSFGFATVRTNPDVPKHEGITTMVIDMSAEGVEVRPLKMPTGDSEFNEVFFTDVFVPDDDVVGPIDGGWTVARATLGNESVSIGGGQGGLALPGETFVAAFDAHPERLSGGAGRLGRYVAVNEAMTAMNLRSAHRAVAGGGPGPEGNVTKLVLSEAGHEAAAILAELTGPDGAFLDGPGAMSGILVLMHRAMSIAGGTSEIKRNQIGERILGLPRDPLIN; from the coding sequence ATGTCGATCGCGATCACCGAAGATCACCGCGCACTGGCCGAGACGGCGGCGGAGTTCCTCGCCAAGCGCCGTAGCCGCGAGGCAGCAAGGACGCTGCTGACGGCGCCCTCTGAGGCGCTCCCCGAGCTGTGGCCCGAGCTGCGCCAGCTCGGCTGGCTGGGCCTCCATCTTCCCGACGAGTACGGCGGCTCCGGCTACGGCCTGCCCGAACTGGTCGTCGTCGTCGAGCAGCTCGGCCGCGCGTTGACCCCCGGACCGTTCGTGCCGACGGTCGTCGCGAGTGCGACGATCGCTGCAGCAGGCACGGACGAGCTGCGCGCCCGACTGCTGCCGAGCCTCTGCGAGGGGACGAAGACAGCGGCGATCGCGCTCGCCGGCGAACTGGTGGTGAGCGACGGACTGGCGAACGGTTCGGTCGCCCCTGCTCTCGGAGGCGGGCTCGCCGACGTGCTGCTCGCGGTCAGCGGTGAAGACGTGGTCGTGGTTCCTCTCGACGGCAAGGGCGTCCAGGCGGAGACGCCCGCGAACCTCGACCCGACGCGGCGCTCGTCGCGGGTGACGCTGTCGGGGGTGGCCGTCGACGTGATCGCCGGGGCACGACAGGTGTACATCGACATGGCCCGCACGATCCTCGCCGCCGAGGCGACCGGCATCGCACGGGAGTGCACCGAGCAAGCCGCCGAGTACGCGAAGGTGCGCGTGCAGTTCGGCCGCCCGATCGCCATGTACCAGGCGGTCAAGCACCACTGCGCGAACATGCTCGTCTCCACCGAGCTGGCCACCGCCGCCGTATGGGATGCCGCCCGCGCCGCGGCCACCGGCGGCGACCAGTTCAGCTACACCGCGTCGCTCGCCGCCACGCTCGCCCTCGCCGCCGCCGACCAGAACGCCCAGCTCAACATCCAGGTGCACGGCGGGATCGGGTTCACGTGGGAGCACGACGCGCACCTGTACCTGCGCCGGGCGGCGGCGCTGGCCGCCGTGCTCGACGCCGAGGAGTCCGCGCGCCAGACCACCGACCTGTTGCGCGCCGGCGTGCGCCGCAAGCGCTCGGTAGACCTGCCGCCCGAGGCGGAGCCGATCCGCGACACGGTGCGGGCCTTCGCGAACCAGGTGGCGGGCCTCGAAGGCACCGCCCAGCGCGACGCGCTGATCGAGGCCGGTTACGCGATGCCGCACTGGCCGAAGCCCTTTGGTCGCGACGCGAGCGCCGTCGAGCAGCTCGTCATCGAGCAGGAGTTCGCCGCCGCCGGCGTCAAGCGCCCGGCGTACGGCATCACCGGATGGGTGATCCTGACGCTCATCCAGCACGCCACCGACGACCAGGTCGCCCGCTGGGTGAGGCCCGCACTGCGCCAGGACGTCATCTGGTGCCAGCTGTTCAGCGAGCCCGACGCCGGGTCGGACGCCGCGGGGGTGAAGACCAAGGGCACCCGGGTGGACGGCGGATGGCTGGTGAACGGGCAGAAGGTGTGGACGAGTGGCGCCCACCTGAGCAGCTTCGGGTTCGCCACGGTGCGCACGAACCCAGACGTACCGAAGCACGAGGGGATCACCACGATGGTGATCGACATGTCGGCCGAAGGCGTCGAGGTACGCCCGTTGAAGATGCCGACGGGCGACTCGGAGTTCAACGAGGTGTTCTTCACCGACGTGTTCGTGCCCGACGACGACGTCGTCGGGCCGATCGACGGCGGATGGACGGTCGCGCGCGCCACGCTCGGCAACGAGAGCGTGAGCATCGGCGGCGGCCAGGGCGGCCTGGCCTTGCCCGGAGAGACGTTCGTCGCCGCGTTCGACGCCCATCCGGAGCGTCTCTCCGGCGGTGCCGGCCGGCTGGGACGGTACGTCGCCGTCAACGAGGCGATGACCGCGATGAACCTGCGCAGCGCGCACCGCGCGGTGGCCGGCGGCGGGCCCGGCCCGGAGGGCAACGTGACCAAGCTCGTCCTGTCCGAGGCGGGCCACGAGGCAGCGGCGATCCTGGCCGAGCTGACCGGTCCCGACGGCGCCTTCCTCGACGGTCCCGGCGCGATGTCGGGCATCCTCGTGCTGATGCACCGGGCGATGTCGATCGCCGGGGGGACCTCGGAGATCAAGCGGAACCAGATCGGCGAGCGCATCCTCGGCCTGCCCCGCGACCCGCTGATCAACTGA
- a CDS encoding alpha/beta hydrolase: MAEHRLVETMAEDGYDELGLYHENAQEWGLPDDPPPVVSRGVVEVGAGEWMSYLRWGTAEPEIGFLHGAGQNAHTWDTVGLALGRPAIAFDLPGHGHSYRRGDRDYGPWRNATAVAHALERLAPQLSAVVGMSLGGATAIRLAATRGELCRRVVMIDVTPQINDPTREMTTFERGSVALIGGPPTYASLEEMAEAAIAMSPYRAASGVRRGVRHNAYRRADGLWTWRYDLFGPRPEPAAGGTDGDGQWVDFTALWDDVAGITIPAMLVRGGLSRYVRDEDVEGMRERIPGLRVEVVEGAGHAVQSDQPLELADLLRSFVPPDR; the protein is encoded by the coding sequence ATGGCCGAGCACCGCCTGGTCGAGACGATGGCCGAGGACGGGTACGACGAGCTCGGCCTCTACCACGAGAACGCGCAGGAATGGGGTCTCCCCGACGATCCGCCCCCGGTCGTGAGCCGCGGGGTGGTCGAGGTGGGTGCCGGCGAGTGGATGTCCTACCTGCGCTGGGGCACAGCAGAGCCCGAGATCGGCTTCCTGCACGGTGCCGGCCAGAACGCGCACACGTGGGACACGGTCGGCCTGGCGCTCGGACGCCCGGCGATCGCGTTCGACCTTCCCGGCCACGGCCACTCGTATCGGCGCGGCGACCGTGACTACGGCCCGTGGCGCAACGCCACGGCAGTCGCCCACGCGCTCGAGCGCCTCGCGCCGCAGTTGTCGGCGGTCGTCGGCATGTCGCTCGGCGGGGCAACCGCGATCCGCCTCGCCGCGACGCGCGGGGAGTTGTGCAGGAGGGTGGTGATGATCGACGTCACCCCGCAGATCAACGACCCCACCCGGGAGATGACGACGTTCGAACGCGGCTCGGTGGCGCTGATCGGCGGCCCACCTACGTACGCCTCGCTGGAGGAGATGGCCGAGGCGGCGATCGCGATGAGCCCCTACCGCGCGGCGTCGGGCGTGCGCCGCGGCGTCCGCCACAACGCGTACCGCCGCGCGGACGGGCTGTGGACCTGGCGATACGACCTGTTCGGCCCGCGCCCCGAGCCCGCCGCCGGCGGCACCGACGGTGACGGGCAGTGGGTGGACTTCACGGCGCTGTGGGACGACGTCGCAGGGATCACCATCCCGGCGATGCTCGTGCGTGGCGGGCTGTCCAGGTACGTGCGCGACGAGGACGTGGAGGGGATGCGTGAGCGCATCCCGGGCCTGCGTGTGGAGGTGGTCGAAGGCGCCGGTCACGCGGTGCAGAGCGACCAGCCGCTGGAGCTGGCCGACCTGCTCCGGTCGTTCGTGCCCCCCGACCGCTAG
- a CDS encoding alpha/beta hydrolase, producing the protein MEQADRVEQIELAGAGGLRLVADVAGPPEGPQVVLLHGGGQTRHAWRGSLLALAARGWRAYSVDLRGHGDSDWAPDGDYTIDAFANDVTAVARALRRPALVGASLGGISALMAAGEHDPPPASALVLVDVAPKLERAGTDRVGGFMRAHAESGFASLDEVADAIAAYNPHRPRPTDLSGLRKNVRQRADGRWVWHWDPEFLNGRLGSIDESRTSTMRASRLEAAARGLTVPTLLVRGRMSDILSEEGVRQMLELAPHTKFVDVAGAGHMVAGDRNDAFNDVVFSFLEDVRGGAAG; encoded by the coding sequence ATGGAGCAGGCCGATCGGGTCGAGCAGATCGAGCTGGCGGGCGCCGGGGGATTGCGGCTGGTCGCCGACGTCGCCGGCCCTCCCGAAGGCCCGCAGGTGGTGCTGCTCCACGGCGGCGGGCAGACCCGCCATGCGTGGAGGGGGTCTCTGCTCGCGCTGGCCGCAAGGGGCTGGCGCGCCTACTCGGTCGACCTGCGCGGTCACGGCGACAGCGACTGGGCGCCCGACGGCGACTACACGATCGACGCGTTCGCGAACGACGTCACCGCTGTCGCCCGTGCACTGCGGCGCCCTGCCCTCGTCGGAGCCTCGCTCGGTGGCATCTCCGCACTGATGGCCGCCGGCGAGCACGACCCCCCACCGGCGTCGGCGCTCGTGCTGGTGGACGTCGCTCCCAAGCTCGAACGCGCCGGGACCGACCGGGTGGGCGGGTTCATGCGGGCTCACGCGGAATCCGGCTTCGCGAGCCTCGACGAGGTGGCCGACGCCATCGCTGCTTACAACCCTCACCGCCCGCGGCCGACCGACCTGTCCGGGCTGCGCAAGAACGTCCGCCAGCGTGCCGACGGCCGCTGGGTGTGGCACTGGGACCCGGAGTTCTTGAACGGCCGGCTGGGCTCGATCGACGAATCGCGTACGTCCACGATGCGCGCCTCGCGCCTCGAAGCGGCGGCCAGGGGGCTCACCGTCCCGACGCTGCTGGTGCGGGGGAGGATGAGCGACATCTTGAGCGAGGAGGGAGTCCGCCAGATGCTGGAGCTCGCCCCGCACACCAAGTTCGTCGACGTCGCCGGTGCTGGGCACATGGTGGCCGGAGACCGCAACGACGCCTTCAACGACGTCGTGTTCTCGTTCCTCGAAGACGTCCGGGGCGGCGCGGCCGGCTAG
- a CDS encoding acyl-CoA dehydrogenase family protein encodes MNATPMKRTLFEETHELFRESVSAFVQREVLPNVERWEQAGIVDRQLFATAGKHGFFGVDVPEELGGGGVRDFRYNMVFGEELVYAGAAGVALGLTLHNDICMPYFTHLTSSEQQQRWLPAICRGELITAVAMTEPGAGSDLASITTSATRDGDEYVVNGSKTFITNGINADLVVVAVRTDPTDRHGGLSLLVVERDMPGFERGRNLSKVGLHSQDTAELYFSDVRVPVANRLGEEGHGFKMLMRNLAQERLSIAVTGVAAARAALGWTVAHVKERRAFGQPLLALQNTRFTLAEMATEVEVAQAFVDRCVEALNSGELEPETAAMAKWWCTELQGRVVDAGVQLHGGYGYMLEYPIARAYADARVTRIFGGATEVMKEIIARGLER; translated from the coding sequence CTGAACGCCACCCCAATGAAGCGAACCCTGTTCGAGGAGACTCACGAGCTGTTCCGGGAGAGCGTGTCGGCCTTCGTCCAGCGAGAGGTGCTGCCCAACGTCGAGCGCTGGGAGCAGGCGGGGATAGTCGACCGCCAGCTCTTCGCCACCGCCGGGAAGCACGGCTTCTTCGGTGTCGACGTCCCCGAGGAGCTCGGCGGTGGCGGGGTTCGCGACTTCCGCTACAACATGGTCTTCGGCGAGGAGCTGGTCTACGCCGGCGCAGCAGGCGTCGCGCTCGGGCTCACCCTGCACAACGACATCTGCATGCCGTACTTCACCCACCTGACGAGCTCGGAGCAGCAGCAGCGCTGGCTGCCCGCCATCTGTCGCGGCGAGCTGATCACGGCCGTGGCGATGACCGAACCGGGAGCGGGATCCGACCTCGCGTCGATCACCACGAGCGCCACCCGCGACGGGGACGAGTACGTGGTGAACGGGTCGAAGACGTTCATCACCAACGGGATCAACGCCGACCTGGTGGTGGTCGCGGTCCGGACCGACCCGACCGACCGCCATGGCGGTCTCTCGCTGCTCGTCGTCGAGCGCGACATGCCCGGCTTCGAGCGTGGCCGCAACCTGTCGAAGGTGGGCCTGCACTCGCAGGACACCGCCGAGCTGTACTTCTCCGACGTGCGCGTCCCCGTGGCCAACCGCCTCGGGGAGGAGGGGCACGGGTTCAAGATGCTGATGCGCAACCTGGCCCAGGAGCGGCTGTCGATCGCCGTCACCGGCGTGGCCGCCGCGCGGGCCGCGCTGGGGTGGACCGTCGCTCACGTGAAAGAGCGCCGCGCGTTCGGCCAACCACTGCTCGCGCTGCAGAACACCCGGTTCACCCTGGCCGAGATGGCCACCGAGGTCGAGGTCGCGCAGGCCTTCGTCGATCGCTGCGTAGAGGCGCTCAACTCCGGCGAGCTCGAGCCCGAGACCGCGGCGATGGCCAAGTGGTGGTGCACCGAGCTGCAGGGACGGGTCGTCGACGCCGGAGTCCAGCTCCACGGCGGCTACGGCTACATGCTGGAGTACCCGATCGCGCGGGCATACGCAGACGCTCGCGTCACGCGCATCTTCGGCGGGGCGACCGAGGTGATGAAAGAGATCATCGCCCGCGGCTTGGAACGCTGA
- a CDS encoding VOC family protein, giving the protein MPITTGFNHVATLTTDLDRHAEFYRRAFGAEVTFRMDATSEHPRMFILDLGGGAALNVFEVASEEEILGERRRQGGRGAIDHFALQVGSFAELEAARERLVDAGAEVGEIQRLGNEWSLFFRDVDGMELEVCAPGTS; this is encoded by the coding sequence ATGCCGATCACGACCGGGTTCAACCACGTGGCGACACTCACCACCGATCTCGACCGCCACGCCGAGTTCTACCGCCGAGCGTTCGGCGCCGAGGTCACGTTTCGGATGGACGCCACGTCCGAGCACCCACGCATGTTCATCCTCGACCTCGGCGGTGGGGCGGCGCTGAACGTCTTCGAGGTCGCGAGCGAGGAAGAGATCCTCGGCGAGCGCCGCCGCCAGGGCGGGCGCGGCGCGATCGACCACTTCGCGCTCCAGGTGGGATCCTTCGCCGAGTTGGAGGCGGCCAGGGAGCGCCTCGTCGACGCCGGTGCCGAGGTCGGCGAGATTCAGCGCCTCGGCAACGAGTGGTCGCTGTTCTTCCGCGACGTCGATGGGATGGAGCTCGAGGTCTGCGCTCCGGGAACCAGCTGA
- a CDS encoding ATP-binding protein: MKSCLPPPPEPQDLRRSPWRREPTPSLLRGGWSRASCAVTPPSGIDVASAELVVSELATNAVEHGQGDEVVVAVAYDGGELSIAVTAEGDGVAEPAEWNLAGPDALVGRGLGIVKALASAVEVARTGTQTTVTASFTGS, translated from the coding sequence GTGAAATCATGCCTGCCACCGCCGCCGGAGCCACAGGATCTGCGACGCTCACCTTGGCGTCGCGAACCGACTCCATCGCTGCTGCGCGGCGGCTGGTCACGAGCTTCCTGCGCAGTCACGCCCCCCTCGGGCATCGACGTCGCGTCGGCCGAGCTCGTCGTCAGTGAGCTGGCCACGAATGCGGTCGAACACGGCCAGGGAGACGAAGTGGTCGTCGCCGTCGCGTACGACGGGGGTGAGCTGTCGATCGCGGTCACCGCAGAAGGCGACGGAGTGGCCGAGCCGGCAGAGTGGAACCTCGCCGGCCCCGATGCCCTGGTCGGGCGGGGGCTCGGCATCGTGAAGGCCCTCGCCAGCGCTGTCGAGGTGGCGCGCACGGGGACCCAGACGACCGTTACTGCATCGTTTACGGGTAGTTGA
- a CDS encoding STAS domain-containing protein gives MPDSPTRLEITVIDGGLALSGEVDAHTAPRLSEGLSELLTGESDVVVDLAGVEFMDSSGLRVMVDADQRTKAAGTRLLLRNPATAVRRLFEISGLANHLNIDG, from the coding sequence ATGCCTGACTCGCCCACGCGTCTGGAGATCACCGTCATCGACGGTGGCCTCGCCCTGTCTGGGGAGGTCGACGCCCACACCGCACCACGCCTGTCCGAGGGGCTCTCCGAGCTGCTCACGGGCGAGTCCGATGTGGTCGTCGACCTCGCCGGGGTCGAGTTCATGGATTCGAGCGGGCTGCGCGTGATGGTCGACGCCGACCAGCGCACGAAGGCCGCCGGCACCCGGCTGTTGCTGCGCAACCCGGCCACCGCCGTGCGGCGGCTGTTCGAGATCAGCGGCCTGGCCAACCACTTGAACATCGACGGGTGA
- a CDS encoding CsbD family protein, with protein MGEKFDDAKGRAKEAAGVVTGDEDLEREGKLDQMGAKIKEELGDAREKVEDAVDWVKDKVSDTTRRD; from the coding sequence ATGGGAGAGAAGTTCGACGATGCCAAGGGTCGCGCCAAAGAGGCCGCAGGTGTAGTGACCGGCGACGAGGATCTGGAGCGTGAAGGCAAGCTCGACCAGATGGGCGCGAAGATCAAAGAAGAGCTCGGCGACGCCCGCGAAAAGGTCGAAGACGCCGTCGACTGGGTGAAGGACAAGGTTTCCGACACCACTCGGCGGGACTGA